One window of the Oncorhynchus clarkii lewisi isolate Uvic-CL-2024 chromosome 19, UVic_Ocla_1.0, whole genome shotgun sequence genome contains the following:
- the LOC139375313 gene encoding gap junction protein beta 3, with the protein MDWKTFQALLSGVNKYSTAFGRIWLSVVFVFRVMVYVVAAERVWGDEQKDFDCNTKQPGCANVCYDHYFPISHIRLWALQLIFVTCPSLMVVMHVAYRDERERKYHAKHGNKAKLYENTGKKHGGLWWTYLLSLFVKTGIEISFLYILHKIYDSFYLPRLVKCEVSPCPNQVDCYIGHPTEKKVFTYFMVGASALCIVLNVCEIIYLISKGIARKAQKMKRRKRTLALHERYNKENSCSDCSTLPMSRLEKQSLNPQFPGHLQATLPAHMHASAPNLS; encoded by the coding sequence ATGGATTGGAAGACCTTCCAAGCCCTCCTGAGTGGGGTGAATAAGTACTCCACTGCGTTCGGCCGTATCTGGCTCTCTGTGGTGTTTGTGTTCAGGGTAATGGTGTACGTGGTGGCGGCAGAACGCGTGTGGGGCGATGAGCAGAAGGACTTTGACTGCAACACCAAGCAGCCCGGCTGTGCTAACGTCTGTTACGACCACTACTTCCCCATCTCCCACATCCGCCTATGGGCCCTGCAGCTCATCTTCGTCACCTGCCCCTCCTTGATGGTGGTGATGCATGTGGCGTATCGCGATGAACGTGAGCGGAAGTACCACGCCAAGCATGGCAACAAGGCCAAGCTGTACGAGAACACAGGCAAAAAGCACGGCGGCCTCTGGTGGACCTACCTACTCAGCCTCTTCGTCAAGACAGGCATCGAGATCTCCTTCCTATACATCCTCCACAAAATCTATGACAGCTTCTACCTGCCCCGGCTGGTCAAGTGTGAGGTCAGCCCATGCCCCAATCAGGTGGACTGCTACATCGGCCACCCCACAGAGAAGAAGGTCTTCACCTACTTCATGGTGGGCGCCTCGGCCCTCTGCATCGTGCTCAACGTCTGTGAGATCATCTACCTCATCTCCAAGGGCATCGCTCGCAAAGCACAAAAGATGAAGAGAAGAAAGCGCACCTTGGCCTTGCATGAACGGTACAACAAGGAAAATTCCTGCAGCGACTGCAGCACTCTACCTATGTCTCGGCTGGAGAAACAATCCTTAAATCCCCAGTTTCCAGGCCACCTACAAGCCACCTTACCGGCTCATATGCATGCTTCTGCCCCTAACCTGTCCTAG